In the Armatimonadota bacterium genome, CGCTGCTGGGCCTGGACCAGCCCGTGCACGTGCAGTACGTGCGGTGGCTGGCCCAGGTGCTGCGCGGCAACCTGGGCGTCTCCTACCAGGCCGGGCTGCCGGTGCTGGAGATCATCCTCCAGATGCTGCCCAACACGCTGCTGCTGTCGGCGGCGAGCCTGGCCCTGGCGCTGGTGGTGGCGATTCCGGCGGGCGTGCTCTCCGCAGCCCGGCCCTACTCGGCGGTCGACCACGCGGTGACGACGCTCTGTTTCTTCGGCATCTCGGTGCCCACGTTCTGGTACGGGCTGATGCTGATCGTGCTGTTCTCCATCGTGCTGGGCTGGTTGCCGCCGGGCGGCATGCACACCCTGGGCGGCGAGCGCTCGGCGCTGGACGTGGCGCGCCACCTGGTCCTGCCCGCGGTGGTGCTCGGCACGGCCAACATGGCCCTCTTCGCACGCTACACGCGCTCGGCGACCATGGCCGTGCTGCGCCAGGACTACGTGCGCACCGCCCGCTCGAAGGGGCTGCCCGAGCGCAGCGTGCTCTACCGGCACGCGCTGCGCAACGCCCTGCTCACGGTGGTGACGGTGGTGGGCCTGCAGCTGCCGCGTCTGGTGGGAGGCGCGGCGATCACCGAGACCGTCTTCGCCTGGCCCGGCATGGGCAGCCTGGCCGTGCGGGCCGCGTTCGAGCGCGACTACCCCATGATCATGGGCATCACGCTGGTGATCTCGGCGGTGGTGGCGGCCAGTACGCTGCTGGTGGACGTGCTCTATGTCTACCTGGACCCGCGCATCCGCTACGACTGACCGCCTGCCGCCGGCGCAGAGGGCGCGGATGGCCCGGAGGGTCCGTCCGCGCGCCGCCAGCGCGGGCCGTGGCCCGGCGCGCGGTGGCGACGCGTGCAGGGCGGCGCGTGCCCTCCGTGCCACTGGCGGCCCGAGCCGGTGCGGCGCCGTGCGTCCGGGGCCGCCCGGCGCGGACGCACGGCGTGGGGAGGCGGGCTAGCCGTGGAGTGGCGCCTTCCGCGCGCTGCGCCGGTGCCCGCCCTGCCCCGGACGCGCACGCCCGCCAGCCGCATCGTGGCGCGCTTCCGGCGCAACCGCCTGGCGGTGGCGGCGCTGGGCGTGCTGGTGGTGATCCACCTGGCCGTGGCCGCGGCACCCTGGCTCGCGCCCGGCGACCCGGAGGCGATCGCACTCGGCGAGCGGCTGCGGCCGCCGGGCCGCCCTTACTGGCTGGGCACCGACGAGTACGGCCGCGACGTGCTCACGCGGCTGCTGTACGGGGGCCGGGTCTCGCTGGCCGTGGGGCTGGCGTCGATGCTGGCGTCGATGGTCATCGGCGTGGCGGTGGGCGCCGCGGCCGGCTACCTCGGCGGGGTCGCCGACGTGGTCCTGATGCGGATCACCGACGGGATGCTGGCGGTGCCGCTGTTCTTCGTGGCGCTGCTGGCCCTGGCGATGCTGGGGACGACCCTGCTGAACCTGGTGGCGGTGATCGCCCTCACGTCGTGGATGACCGTGGCCCGGGTGGTGCGCGCCGAGGTGCTGCGCACGCGCACGCTGGAGTTCGTGGTGGCCGCCCGCGCGCTGGGGTGCAGCGGGTGGCGCATCCTCACCCGCCACGTGGTGCCCCAGTCCATCCCCTCGATCACGGTGGCCGCCACCCTGGGCGTGGCGTACGCGGTGCTGCTGGAGACGTCGCTCTCGTTCCTGGGCCTGGGCGTGCAGCCGCCGGCGCCGTCGTGGGGCAACATGCTGTCCGGGGCACGGGCCTACCTGCGCACGGTCCCCGGGCTGGCGGTCTTCCCGGGCGTGATGATCTTCATCACGGTGCTGTGCTACAACTGGTTCGGCGATGGCCTGCGCGACGCCATCGACCCGACCCTCGCCGAACGGTGAGCCCCGCGGGCCGGCGCGACGCGACCGGCACGCCATGGCCTGGACGCTGGCGACGAGACTGCCGAGACGAGGTGCGCGATGCGTGAACCGATCACCATCGCCCTGACGGGCGACCTGATGCTGGAACGCCCCATCACCCCGGCGGGCGGCGGCCGCTCGCCGGGCAGCGCCGCGGTGTGGGAGGTCTTCCACCAAGCCGACCTGGTGTTCGTGAACCTGGAGGTGCCGCTGACGACGCGCGGCGCGCCGGCCGACAAGCACGTGGCGTTCCGCGCCGACCCCCAGCTGGCGGGCGAGCTCCGGGCGGCGGGCATCGACGTGGTGACGCTGGCCAACAACCACATGCTCGACTACGGCCCCGAGGGGTTGTTCGACACGCTGGAGGCGCTGCAG is a window encoding:
- a CDS encoding ABC transporter permease produces the protein MSRYLLRRALHTVILLVVVTVVVFAMVTQAPGGPSILLDRNMGPEELARMRALLGLDQPVHVQYVRWLAQVLRGNLGVSYQAGLPVLEIILQMLPNTLLLSAASLALALVVAIPAGVLSAARPYSAVDHAVTTLCFFGISVPTFWYGLMLIVLFSIVLGWLPPGGMHTLGGERSALDVARHLVLPAVVLGTANMALFARYTRSATMAVLRQDYVRTARSKGLPERSVLYRHALRNALLTVVTVVGLQLPRLVGGAAITETVFAWPGMGSLAVRAAFERDYPMIMGITLVISAVVAASTLLVDVLYVYLDPRIRYD
- a CDS encoding ABC transporter permease, whose amino-acid sequence is MEWRLPRAAPVPALPRTRTPASRIVARFRRNRLAVAALGVLVVIHLAVAAAPWLAPGDPEAIALGERLRPPGRPYWLGTDEYGRDVLTRLLYGGRVSLAVGLASMLASMVIGVAVGAAAGYLGGVADVVLMRITDGMLAVPLFFVALLALAMLGTTLLNLVAVIALTSWMTVARVVRAEVLRTRTLEFVVAARALGCSGWRILTRHVVPQSIPSITVAATLGVAYAVLLETSLSFLGLGVQPPAPSWGNMLSGARAYLRTVPGLAVFPGVMIFITVLCYNWFGDGLRDAIDPTLAER